One segment of Prionailurus bengalensis isolate Pbe53 chromosome X, Fcat_Pben_1.1_paternal_pri, whole genome shotgun sequence DNA contains the following:
- the LOC122477427 gene encoding centromere protein V-like protein 3, whose amino-acid sequence MGRVRNGANTQQLQGQKRPGDPAAACAAIAVMGARRPPFQVRVGSHAAGRKPAAARRDSARLRRKRWWRRAREAASRGPLPAPKPPAPAASPGEMDLGAQRERWETFRKRRGLSCEGAAKFLLDTFEYPGLVYHTGGCHCGAVRFAVWAPADLRVVDCSCRLCRKKQHRHFLVPASRFTLLLGAESIVTYRSHTHPALHSFCSRCGVQSFHASVSDPGVYGVAPHCLDAGTVRSVVIEEVDGGNWGEEATKELKAIQNASPE is encoded by the coding sequence ATGGGCAGAGTGAGAAACGGCGCAAACACCCAGCAGCTGCAGGGGCAAAAACGGCCCGGGGATCCCGCCGCAGCCTGCGCAGCCATCGCGGTCATGGGCGCGCGGCGCCCCCCTTTCCAAGTCCGCGTGGGGAGCCACGCGGCGGGGAGGAAGCCGGCGGCCGCCCGGCGGGATTCCGCAAGGTTGCGGCGGAAGCGCTGGTGGCGGCGAGCCCGGGAGGCAGCCTCCAGAGGCCCGCTACCAGCCCCGAAGCCGCCGGCGCCCGCCGCGTCCCCGGGCGAGATGGACCTGGGCGCTCAGCGGGAGCGCTGGGAGACGTTCAGGAAGCGGCGGGGCCTCAGCTGCGAGGGCGCCGCCAAGTTCCTGCTGGACACCTTCGAGTACCCGGGCCTGGTGTACCACACCGGCGGCTGCCACTGCGGCGCGGTCCGCTTCGCCGTCTGGGCCCCCGCAGACCTGCGCGTGGTGGATTGCAGCTGCAGGCTGTGCAGGAAGAAGCAGCACCGGCACTTCCTCGTCCCGGCCTCGCGCTTCACTCTCCTGCTGGGCGCCGAGAGCATCGTCACGTACCGATCCCACACGCACCCGGCGCTGCACAGCTTCTGCAGCAGGTGCGGGGTGCAGAGTTTCCACGCGTCTGTCTCTGACCCCGGGGTTTACGGCGTCGCCCCGCACTGCCTGGACGCGGGCACCGTGCGCAGTGTGGTCATCGAGGAGGTCGACGGTGGCAACTGGGGGGAGGAGGCCACGAAGGAGCTCAAGGCCATCCAGAACGCGTCTCCCGAGTGA